The proteins below are encoded in one region of Malaclemys terrapin pileata isolate rMalTer1 chromosome 20, rMalTer1.hap1, whole genome shotgun sequence:
- the LOC128826556 gene encoding zinc finger protein 628-like, producing MRGQRRLAGEPLEIQVVRVKEEEEEEGSGCPEYVLEPLCQEGTSGLVTRCHARLGPRPVLAQPSLPAVPPQPRAGRDTAPPAKPYACSFCPKRFKRSSDRRDHERVHTGERPYRCRVCGKRFTQSSVLTGHMRIHTGERPFRCPVCAKSFNNASNFKKHQRIHAQPLGSEIGCPPVPLSQRDTGGGAKDLARDSGGDAKGLALTWVPLGSSAKGPRPDFLANGVCPAVVGLAESRCPRAWRCLAVERNAEQGSPVPGTGARLSPGDSGCGEAGDGGRAAEEEEGDCAPCFLLEKLDRAPQLCPSPDAHELGVPVHAPPWGLSPAVPGQGKPVHATPWRPSPNAHSPRGSPPAPLPDARQYICFVCSKRFKRATDLKEHLRVHTGERPFACGVCSKRFTQSSALSTHQRIHTGERPFRCPVCPKSFNNASNFAKHRRVHSGERPHRCALCGKSFQERRWVVRHLRAVHPPLG from the coding sequence ATGAGGGGGCAGCGCAGGCTGGCGGGGGAGCCCTTGGAGATCCAGGTGGTGAGggtgaaggaggaagaggaggaggaaggaagcggGTGCCCCGAGTACGTCTTGGAGCCGCTGTGCCAGGAGGGGACCAGTGGCCTCGTCACCCGCTGCCACGCCCGCCTGGGGCCACGCCCGGTCcttgcccagccctccctgccggCAGTGCCCCCACAGCCCCGTGCCGGGCGGGACACCGCCCCCCCGGCTAAGCCCTATGCCTGCTCTTTCTGCCCCAAGCGCTTCAAGCGCTCCTCGGACCGGCGGGACCACGAGCGGGTGCACACGGGCGAGCGCCCCTACCGCTGCCGGGTGTGCGGCAAGCGCTTCACCCAGTCCTCGGTGCTGACCGGCCACATGCGCATCCACACGGGCGAGCGCCCCTTCCGCTGCCCCGTCTGCGCCAAGAGCTTCAACAACGCCTCCAACTTCAAGAAGCACCAGCGCATCCACGCCCAGCCCCTGGGCAGCGAAATCGgctgcccccccgtccccctgAGCCAGCGGGACACTGGTGGGGGTGCCAAGGACCTGGCGCGAGACAGCGGTGGTGACGCCAAGGGGCTGGCACTAACGTGGGTGCCCCTGGGGTCCTCTGCCAAAGGCCCCAGGCCTGACTTCCTGGCTAACGGTGTGTGCCCGGCGGTGGTGGGGCTGGCGGaaagccggtgccccagggcatGGCGGTGTCTGGCAGTGGAGCGAAACGCAGAGCAGGGCTCCCCTGTCCCTGGCACAGGTGCCCGGCTGTCCCCCGGTGACTCGGGCTGCGGGGAAGCTGGCGACGGAGGAAGAGCGGCTGAGGAAGAGGAGGGTGATTGTGCTCCCTGCTTCTTGCTGGAAAAGCTGGACCGGGCGCCCCAATTGTGCCCAAGCCCTGATGCCCACGAGCTGGGTGTGCCAGTCCATGCCCCTCCCTGGGGCCTTAGCCCTGCTGTTCCTGGACAGGGCAAGCCGGTCCATGCCACTCCCTGGCGCCCGAGCCCCAATGCCCATTCCCCACGTGGCAGCCCGCCCGCCCCCCTGCCCGATGCCCGGCAATACATCTGCTTCGTGTGCTCCAAGCGTTTCAAGCGGGCCACGGACCTGAAGGAGCACCTGCGGGTGCACACGGGCGAGCGCCCCTTCGCCTGCGGGGTCTGCAGCAAGCGCTTCACCCAGTCCTCGGCCCTGTCCACCCACCAGCGCATCCACACGGGTGAGCGCCCCTTCCGCTGCCCCGTCTGCCCCAAGAGCTTCAACAACGCCTCCAACTTCGCCAAGCACCGGCGGGTGCACTCGGGGGAGCGCCCCCACCGCTGCGCCCTGTGCGGAAAGAGCTTCCAGGAGCGCCGGTGGGTGGTCCGGCACCTCCGGGCCGTGCACCCGCCGCTGGGGTGA
- the LOC128826562 gene encoding zinc finger protein 581-like, whose protein sequence is MDLHPFGPRPPRDGTADPRHQPPAREEPSGRRLKLEEDEEAGRPRAPRAPPWPPGPGEAGPEQGEAARYGRYLLIDSQGLPYTVLVEEAGAAGERAGLRKVYCCPVCSRTFEYLSYLQRHSITHSEHKPHVCRACGKAFKRTSHLERHKYTHAGRKPHQCPICQRSFRDAGELAHHQRVHTGERPFQCEDCHMRFGERNTLQRHIRRKHRQQPPTP, encoded by the coding sequence ATGGATCTCCATCCCTTCGGCCCGCGCCCCCCCAGGGACGGAACCGCTGACCCCCGGCACCAGCCCCCAGCCCGGGAGGAGCCGTCCGGGCGCCGGCTCAAACTGGAGGAGGACGAGGAGGCTGGGCGGCCGCGGGCCCCCCGggccccaccctggccccctggccctggggaggctgggccGGAGCAGGGCGAGGCCGCGCGCTACGGCCGCTACCTGCTGATCGACAGCCAGGGGCTGCCCTACACGGTGCTGGTGGAGGAGGCGGGCGCGGCGGGCGAGCGAGCGGGGCTGCGGAAGGTGTACTGCTGCCCCGTGTGCTCCCGCACCTTCGAGTACCTTTCCTATCTGCAGCGGCACAGCATCACCCACTCGGAGCACAAGCCCCACGTCTGCCGGGCCTGCGGCAAGGCCTTCAAGCGCACGTCCCACCTGGAGCGGCACAAGTACACCCATGCCGGGCGCAAGCCCCACCAGTGCCCCATCTGCCAGCGTAGCTTCCGTGACGCCGGCGAGCTGGCCCACCACCAGCGCGTGCACACGGGCGAGCGCCCCTTCCAGTGCGAGGACTGCCACATGCGCTTTGGCGAGCGCAACACGCTCCAGCGGCACATCCGGCGCAAGCACCGCCAGCAGCCGCCCACGCCCTGA